A region of Arabidopsis thaliana chromosome 5, partial sequence DNA encodes the following proteins:
- the ZF1 gene encoding zinc-finger protein 1 (zinc-finger protein 1 (ZF1); CONTAINS InterPro DOMAIN/s: Zinc finger, C2H2-like (InterPro:IPR015880), Zinc finger, C2H2-type (InterPro:IPR007087); BEST Arabidopsis thaliana protein match is: C2H2 and C2HC zinc fingers superfamily protein (TAIR:AT3G49930.1); Has 1807 Blast hits to 1807 proteins in 277 species: Archae - 0; Bacteria - 0; Metazoa - 736; Fungi - 347; Plants - 385; Viruses - 0; Other Eukaryotes - 339 (source: NCBI BLink).), whose protein sequence is MALETLNSPTATTTARPLLRYREEMEPENLEQWAKRKRTKRQRFDHGHQNQETNKNLPSEEEYLALCLLMLARGSAVQSPPLPPLPSRASPSDHRDYKCTVCGKSFSSYQALGGHKTSHRKPTNTSITSGNQELSNNSHSNSGSVVINVTVNTGNGVSQSGKIHTCSICFKSFASGQALGGHKRCHYDGGNNGNGNGSSSNSVELVAGSDVSDVDNERWSEESAIGGHRGFDLNLPADQVSVTTS, encoded by the coding sequence ATGGCTCTCGAGACTCTCAATTCTCCAACAGCTACCACCACCGCTCGGCCTCTTCTCCGGTATCGTGAAGAAATGGAGCCTGAGAATCTCGAGCAATGGGCTAAAAGAAAACGAACAAAACGTCAACGTTTTGATCACGGTCATCAGAATCAAGAAACGAACAAGAACCTTCCTTCTGAAGAAGAGTATCTCGCTCTTTGTCTCCTCATGCTCGCTCGTGGCTCCGCCGTAcaatctcctcctcttcctcctctacCGTCACGTGCGTCACCGTCCGATCACCGAGATTACAAGTGTACGGTCTGTGGGAAGTCCTTTTCGTCATACCAAGCCTTAGGTGGACACAAGACGAGTCACCGGAAACCGACGAACACTAGTATCACTTCCGGTAACCAAGAACTGTCTAATAACAGTCACAGTAACAGCGGTTCCGTTGTTATTAACGTTACCGTGAACACTGGTAACGGTGTTAGTCAAAGCGGAAAGATTCACACTTGCTCAATCTGTTTCAAGTCGTTTGCGTCTGGTCAAGCCTTAGGTGGACACAAACGGTGTCACTATGACGGTGGCAACAACGGTAACGGTAACGGAAGTAGCAGCAACAGCGTAGAACTCGTCGCTGGTAGTGACGTCAGCGATGTTGATAATGAGAGATGGTCCGAAGAAAGTGCGATCGGTGGCCACCGTGGATTTGACCTAAACTTACCGGCTGATCAAGTCTCAGTGACGACTTCTTAA
- a CDS encoding O-Glycosyl hydrolases family 17 protein (O-Glycosyl hydrolases family 17 protein; FUNCTIONS IN: cation binding, hydrolase activity, hydrolyzing O-glycosyl compounds, catalytic activity; INVOLVED IN: carbohydrate metabolic process; LOCATED IN: endomembrane system; EXPRESSED IN: 21 plant structures; EXPRESSED DURING: 13 growth stages; CONTAINS InterPro DOMAIN/s: X8 (InterPro:IPR012946), Glycoside hydrolase, catalytic core (InterPro:IPR017853), Glycoside hydrolase, family 17 (InterPro:IPR000490), Glycoside hydrolase, subgroup, catalytic core (InterPro:IPR013781); BEST Arabidopsis thaliana protein match is: O-Glycosyl hydrolases family 17 protein (TAIR:AT3G13560.2); Has 1807 Blast hits to 1807 proteins in 277 species: Archae - 0; Bacteria - 0; Metazoa - 736; Fungi - 347; Plants - 385; Viruses - 0; Other Eukaryotes - 339 (source: NCBI BLink).): MRHLLYIFLFIAFLSFAGAGQESTPIEALNLNNNLLQLPQTTDLDLAVSVSGNKTITEISSSIIKAETWLKTHILSRYPSTKITTIVIFFPDSCQTTQHSSDLVLSSLKNIYHSLTRWGLENNIKVSSGFSYQCLNNPKSSEMFKPVLIFLKTINSTFTINPPQNFLTSPHNHRDLLHSVEKLGSLSFNKVNFLNPEPEQESTTTMTRRNLRSLVNLSSKFTTSFPTLPSPSPETSPIHSSIGSPSPPTIPYFPEPSQSPMESNQGISLPPCLPYHPAPSPQPVKKKNVEGLWCVAKPSVAAETLQQSLDFACGQGGANCDEIKPHGICYYPDTVMAHASYAFNSYWQKTKRNGGTCSFGGTAMLITTDPSYQHCRFVLS, translated from the exons ATGAGGCATCTTCTTTACATTTTCCTCTTCATTGCCTTTCTCAGTTTTGCAG GAGCTGGTCAAGAATCAACACCCATTGAAGCTCTAAACCTCAACAACAATCTCCTTCAACTTCCTCAAACCACTGATCTTGATCTCGCTGTTTCAGTAAGTGGCAACAAAACCATCACTGAGATTTCCTCAAGTATCATAAAAGCTGAAACTTGGCTTAAAACCCATATCCTCTCTCGTTACCCTTCCACCAAAATCACCACCATTGTTATATTTTTCCCTGATTCTTGCCAAACCACACAACACAGCTCTGATCTggttttatcttctttgaaAAACATATACCATTCTCTCACAAGATGGGGTCTCGAGAACAACATCAAAGTCTCCTCTGGCTTCTCTTACCAATGCTTAAACAACCCAAAAAGCTCAGAAATGTTCAAACCTGttctcatcttcctcaaaACCATAAACTCAACTTTCACCATAAACCCACCTCAAAACTTCCTTACTTCCCCTCATAACCATCGTGATCTGCTTCATTCCGTTGAAAAGCTCGGATCTTTAAGCTTCAACAAAGTCAATTTCTTAAACCCTGAGCCAGAACAAGAATCTACAACGACGATGACAAGAAGAAATCTAAGATCTTTAGTCAACCTCAGCAGCAAATTCACAACCTCTTTCCCAACATTACCATCTCCGTCACCAGAAACTTCACCAATTCACTCCTCAATTGGATCTCCATCTCCACCTACTATACCCTATTTCCCTGAACCTTCACAATCTCCGATGGAATCAAATCAAGGGATCTCTCTTCCACCGTGCCTTCCTTATCATCCAGCGCCGTCACCGCAACcggtaaagaagaagaacgtgGAAGGGCTATGGTGCGTGGCGAAACCTAGCGTAGCGGCAGAGACATTGCAACAGTCTCTGGACTTTGCGTGTGGACAAGGAGGAGCCAATTGCGATGAGATTAAACCTCATGGTATATGTTACTATCCAGACACAGTCATGGCTCATGCCTCTTATGCTTTCAACAGTTATTGGCAAAAGACTAAACGAAACGGAGGTACTTGCTCTTTCGGTGGAACCGCCATGCTTATCACCACTGACCCGA gtTATCAGCATTGCCGTTTTGTTCTGAGTTAG
- a CDS encoding O-Glycosyl hydrolases family 17 protein yields MRHLLYIFLFIAFLSFAGAGQESTPIEALNLNNNLLQLPQTTDLDLAVSVSGNKTITEISSSIIKAETWLKTHILSRYPSTKITTIVIFFPDSCQTTQHSSDLVLSSLKNIYHSLTRWGLENNIKVSSGFSYQCLNNPKSSEMFKPVLIFLKTINSTFTINPPQNFLTSPHNHRDLLHSVEKLGSLSFNKVNFLNPEPEQESTTTMTRRNLRSLVNLSSKFTTSFPTLPSPSPETSPIHSSIGSPSPPTIPYFPEPSQSPMESNQGISLPPCLPYHPAPSPQPVKKKNVEGLWCVAKPSVAAETLQQSLDFACGQGGANCDEIKPHGICYYPDTVMAHASYAFNSYWQKTKRNGGTCSFGGTAMLITTDPSKFHNSDLP; encoded by the exons ATGAGGCATCTTCTTTACATTTTCCTCTTCATTGCCTTTCTCAGTTTTGCAG GAGCTGGTCAAGAATCAACACCCATTGAAGCTCTAAACCTCAACAACAATCTCCTTCAACTTCCTCAAACCACTGATCTTGATCTCGCTGTTTCAGTAAGTGGCAACAAAACCATCACTGAGATTTCCTCAAGTATCATAAAAGCTGAAACTTGGCTTAAAACCCATATCCTCTCTCGTTACCCTTCCACCAAAATCACCACCATTGTTATATTTTTCCCTGATTCTTGCCAAACCACACAACACAGCTCTGATCTggttttatcttctttgaaAAACATATACCATTCTCTCACAAGATGGGGTCTCGAGAACAACATCAAAGTCTCCTCTGGCTTCTCTTACCAATGCTTAAACAACCCAAAAAGCTCAGAAATGTTCAAACCTGttctcatcttcctcaaaACCATAAACTCAACTTTCACCATAAACCCACCTCAAAACTTCCTTACTTCCCCTCATAACCATCGTGATCTGCTTCATTCCGTTGAAAAGCTCGGATCTTTAAGCTTCAACAAAGTCAATTTCTTAAACCCTGAGCCAGAACAAGAATCTACAACGACGATGACAAGAAGAAATCTAAGATCTTTAGTCAACCTCAGCAGCAAATTCACAACCTCTTTCCCAACATTACCATCTCCGTCACCAGAAACTTCACCAATTCACTCCTCAATTGGATCTCCATCTCCACCTACTATACCCTATTTCCCTGAACCTTCACAATCTCCGATGGAATCAAATCAAGGGATCTCTCTTCCACCGTGCCTTCCTTATCATCCAGCGCCGTCACCGCAACcggtaaagaagaagaacgtgGAAGGGCTATGGTGCGTGGCGAAACCTAGCGTAGCGGCAGAGACATTGCAACAGTCTCTGGACTTTGCGTGTGGACAAGGAGGAGCCAATTGCGATGAGATTAAACCTCATGGTATATGTTACTATCCAGACACAGTCATGGCTCATGCCTCTTATGCTTTCAACAGTTATTGGCAAAAGACTAAACGAAACGGAGGTACTTGCTCTTTCGGTGGAACCGCCATGCTTATCACCACTGACCCGAGTAAGTTTCATAACTCAGATTTACCTTAA
- the FH6 gene encoding formin homolog 6 (formin homolog 6 (FH6); FUNCTIONS IN: actin binding; INVOLVED IN: cellular component organization, actin cytoskeleton organization; LOCATED IN: in 7 components; EXPRESSED IN: 23 plant structures; EXPRESSED DURING: 13 growth stages; CONTAINS InterPro DOMAIN/s: Actin-binding FH2/DRF autoregulatory (InterPro:IPR003104), Actin-binding FH2 (InterPro:IPR015425); BEST Arabidopsis thaliana protein match is: formin homology 1 (TAIR:AT3G25500.1); Has 1807 Blast hits to 1807 proteins in 277 species: Archae - 0; Bacteria - 0; Metazoa - 736; Fungi - 347; Plants - 385; Viruses - 0; Other Eukaryotes - 339 (source: NCBI BLink).), producing the protein MKALQSRFFFFFFFYIFFSVSVSSEAHRRILHQPLFPESSTPPPPDFQSTPSPPLPDTPDQPFFPENPSTPQQTLFPPPPPPVSADVNGGLPIPTATTQSAKPGKKVAIVISVGIVTLGMLSALAFFLYRHKAKHASDTQKLVTGGGDGGGSRRFQEDSGPPTTTSSTFLYMGTVEPTRVSASESNGGTNGPVNSSPYRKLNSAKRSERYRPSPELQPLPPLAKPPQPSDNSPSALSPSSSSSGEECRDTAFYTPHGSAISSDDGYYTAFPRSANGSLPHSKRTSPRSKFGSAPTTAASRSPEMKHVIIPSIKQKLPPPVQPPPLRGLESDEQELPYSQNKPKFSQPPPPPNRAAFQAITQEKSPVPPPRRSPPPLQTPPPPPPPPPLAPPPPPQKRPRDFQMLRKVTNSEATTNSTTSPSRKQAFKTPSPKTKAVEEVNSVSAGSLEKSGDGDTDPSKPKLKPLHWDKVRASSDRATVWDQLKSSSFQLNEDRMEHLFGCNSGSSAPKEPVRRSVIPLAENENRVLDPKKSQNIAILLRALNVTREEVSEALTDGNPESLGAELLETLVKMAPTKEEEIKLREYSGDVSKLGTAERFLKTILDIPFAFKRVEAMLYRANFDAEVKYLRNSFQTLEEASLELKASRLFLKLLEAVLMTGNRMNVGTNRGDAIAFKLDTLLKLVDIKGVDGKTTLLHFVVQEITRSEGTTTTKDETILHGNNDGFRKQGLQVVAGLSRDLVNVKKSAGMDFDVLSSYVTKLEMGLDKLRSFLKTETTQGRFFDSMKTFLKEAEEEIRKIKGGERKALSMVKEVTEYFHGNAAREEAHPLRIFMVVRDFLGVLDNVCKEVKTMQEMSTSMGSASARSFRISATASLPVLHRYKARQDDTSSDSEHSSNSST; encoded by the exons ATGAAAGCTCTTCAatccagattcttcttcttcttcttcttctacatctTCTTCTCAGTTTCCGTTAGTAGTGAAGCTCATCGGAGAATCCTTCATCAGCCGCTTTTCCCGGAATCTTCtactccaccaccaccagatTTCCAATCGACACCGTCTCCTCCTCTACCCGACACTCCCGATCAGCCATTTTTCCCGGAGAATCCTTCTACGCCTCAACAAACTCTATTTCCTCCTCCGCCACCTCCTGTTTCCGCCGACGTCAATGGCGGATTACCGATTCCAACTGCTACTACTCAATCAGCCAAGCCTGGGAAAAAAGTTGCTATCGTCATTTCTGTTGGAATTGTCACGCTCGGGATGCTTTCTGCTCTAGCTTTCTTCTTGTACCGTCATAAAGCCAAGCACGCCAGCGATACTCAGAAGCTTGTTACTGGAGGTGGCGATGGCGGCGGTTCTCGAAGATTCCAGGAAGATTCAGGACCACCGACGACGACGTCTTCTACATTTCTCTATATGGGAACTGTTGAACCGACCCGTGTTTCGGCGAGTGAGTCTAACGGCGGAACTAATGGACCCGTTAATTCGTCTCCGTACCGGAAATTGAATTCGGCTAAGAGATCGGAACGGTATAGGCCCAGTCCGGAGCTCCAACCGCTTCCTCCGTTAGCTAAACCCCCGCAACCCTCTGATAACTCTCCGTCGGCTttatctccttcttcatcatcttccggTGAAGAATGCCGTGACACAGCGTTTTACACGCCGCACGGATCTGCGATCAGCAGCGATGACGGTTACTACACCGCATTCCCTCGCTCCGCCAATGGATCACTTCCTCACTCGAAGAGAACATCTCCGAGGTCTAAGTTTGGATCAGCTCCGACGACGGCAGCATCTAGGTCGCCGGAGATGAAACACGTCATCATCCCGTCGATTAAGCAGAAACTGCCGCCACCGGTACAACCTCCGCCTCTAAGAGGCTTGGAAAGTGATGAACAAGAGCTTCCTTATTCCCAGAACAAGCCTAAGTTCTCGCAGCCACCTCCACCGCCCAATAGGGCGGCGTTTCAAGCCATAACTCAGGAAAAATCACCAGTGCCACCACCACGACGGTCTCCACCTCCACTCCAgactccaccaccacctcctcctccgccgcctcTTGCTCCGCCTCCACCTCCTCAGAAACGGCCGAGAGATTTCCAGATGCTACGAAAAGTCACCAATTCGGAAGCAACAACCAATTCTACAACGTCACCTTCAAGAAAACAAGCATTCAAGACTCCAAGTCCTAAAACGAAGGCTGTTGAAGAGGTCAATAGCGTATCAGCAGGTTCTCTTGAGAAATCAGGTGATGGGGACACGGACCCAAGCAAGCCAAAGTTAAAGCCACTCCACTGGGACAAAGTACGAGCGAGCTCAGATCGAGCCACTGTTTGGGACCAGCTCAAATCAAGCTCATTCCA ATTGAACGAGGATAGGATGGAGCATCTGTTTGGTTGCAATTCTGGAAGTTCAGCTCCAAAGGAACCTGTGAGAAGGTCAGTGATACCTTTAGCTGAGAATGAGAACAGAGTGCTTGATCCAAAGAAATCGCAGAACATTGCAATTCTCTTAAGAGCTCTCAATGTAACACGTGAAGAGGTTTCCGAAGCTCTCACGGATG GTAATCCAGAGAGCTTAGGTGCTGAGCTTCTAGAGACTTTGGTGAAGATGGCTCCAACCAAGGAGGAAGAGATCAAACTGCGAGAGTACTCTGGTGATGTCTCTAAACTAGGAACAGCTGAAAGATTCCTCAAAACCATTCTCGATATCCCTTTTGCCTTCAAAAGAGTTGAAGCAATGTTGTATAGAGCCAACTTTGATGCAGAAGTCAAGTATCTAAGAAACTCTTTCCAGACATTAGAG GAAGCAAGCTTGGAACTAAAAGCAAGCAGACTATTCCTAAAGCTCCTCGAGGCTGTTCTAATGACGGGAAACCGAATGAACGTTGGCACGAATCGCGGAGATGCCATAGCCTTCAAACTCGATACGCTTTTAAAACTTGTAGACATCAAAGGAGTTGATGGCAAAACCACATTGCTTCATTTTGTCGTCCAAGAAATCACAAGATCCGAGGGAACAACgacaacaaaagatgaaaccaTCCTCCATGGAAACAATGACGGTTTCAGAAAGCAAGGATTACAAGTAGTTGCTGGACTCAGTAGAGATCTGGTTAATGTGAAAAAATCAGCCGGAATGGATTTCGATGTACTGAGCAGTTACGTGACAAAGCTCGAAATGGGTCTTGATAAACTCCGATCATTTCTCAAGACAGAGACAACTCAAGGGAGGTTCTTTGATTCGATGAAAACGTTTCtcaaagaagcagaggaagagatCCGAAAGATTAaaggaggagaaagaaaagctttgTCAATGGTGAAAGAAGTAACAGAGTATTTCCACGGAAACGCTGCGAGAGAAGAAGCACATCCTTTAAGAATCTTCATGGTGGTGAGAGATTTTCTCGGAGTTCTCGATAACGTTTGTAAAGAAGTGAAGACGATGCAAGAAATGTCGACATCGATGGGTTCAGCTTCAGCTAGATCGTTCAGGATTTCAGCAACAGCTTCGTTACCGGTTCTTCATAGGTATAAAGCAAGACAAGACGACACAAGCTCGGATAGTGAACACAGCAGCAACTCTTCTACGtga
- the BT4 gene encoding BTB and TAZ domain protein 4 (BTB and TAZ domain protein 4 (BT4); FUNCTIONS IN: transcription regulator activity; INVOLVED IN: response to auxin stimulus, response to gibberellin stimulus; LOCATED IN: plasma membrane, cytoplasm; EXPRESSED IN: 27 plant structures; EXPRESSED DURING: 15 growth stages; CONTAINS InterPro DOMAIN/s: BTB/POZ (InterPro:IPR013069), Zinc finger, TAZ-type (InterPro:IPR000197), BTB/POZ fold (InterPro:IPR011333), Kelch related (InterPro:IPR013089), BTB/POZ-like (InterPro:IPR000210); BEST Arabidopsis thaliana protein match is: BTB and TAZ domain protein 5 (TAIR:AT4G37610.1); Has 35333 Blast hits to 34131 proteins in 2444 species: Archae - 798; Bacteria - 22429; Metazoa - 974; Fungi - 991; Plants - 531; Viruses - 0; Other Eukaryotes - 9610 (source: NCBI BLink).): MQGREDKLNKRMVTGCVDLHQSFKSADSSSVPIPPPLPSKSDGLKKKLGHSSVSTATRDMWDRLFNDGYKADVVIYTDNGSIIYAHANILGTASTVIKGMLKQAKRHGKWHTISIRGVPHDAVRVFIRFLYSSCYEKEEMNEFIMHLLLLSHAYVVPQLKRVCEWHLEHGLLTTENVVDVFQLALLCDFPRLSLISHRMIMKHFNELSATEAWTAMKKSHPFLEKEVRDSVIIEANTRKERMRKRNDQRIYSQLYEAMEALVHICRDGCKTIGPHDKDFKPNHATCNYEACKGLESLIRHFAGCKLRVPGGCVHCKRMWQLLELHSRVCAGSDQCRVPLCRNLKEKMEKQSKKDESRWKLLVKNVLGSKKIGGSPFFLPVTNC; encoded by the exons aTGCAGGGAAGAGAAGATAAGCTAAACAAGAGAATGGTGACAGGTTGTGTTGATCTTCATCAATCTTTCAAATCTGCAGATTCATCTTCTGTGCCaattcctcctcctcttccatCAAAATCTGATGGACTCAAGAAAAAACTTGGGCATAGCAGCGTTTCGACAGCCACAAGAGATATGTGGGATCGTCTTTTCAATGACGGATACAAAGCTGATGTAGTCATCTATACAGATAATGGCAGTATCATCTATGCTCATGCCAACATCCTT GGAACTGCTTCCACTGTGATCAAAGGCATGTTGAAGCAAGCCAAGAGACATGGCAAGTGGCATACAATATCAATCCGAGGTGTCCCTCATGATGCTGTGCGAGTTTTTATCCGTTTCCTCTACTCTTCTTG ctatgagaaagaagaaatgaacGAGTTTATCATGCATTTGCTACTTCTGTCACACGCGTACGTGGTTCCTCAGCTGAAACGGGTCTGTGAATGGCATCTAGAACATGGTTTGCTTACCACTGAGAATGTGGTTGATGTGTTCCAGCTTGCGCTGCTGTGTGATTTCCCTCGGCTTAGCCTCATATCTCACCGTATGATCATGAAACACTTTAACGAACTCTCTGCGACAGAAGCATGGACAGCTATGAAGAAAAGCCATCCCTTTCTTGAGAAAGAAGTTAGAGACTCAGTAATCATCGAAGCAAAT ACGCGGAAAGAGAGGATGAGAAAACGCAATGATCAGAGGATATATTCGCAGCTATACGAAGCAATGGAAGCACTTGTTCATATATGCAGAGATGGATGTAAAACAATAGGGCCACACGATAAAGATTTCAAACCGAACCATGCAACGTGTAACTATGAAGCTTGCAAGGGATTAGAATCACTGATCCGGCATTTCGCAGGCTGTAAGCTAAGAGTTCCAGGAGGTTGCGTGCATTGCAAGAGAATGTGGCAACTCCTTGAACTGCATTCACGTGTTTGCGCAGGTTCTGATCAATGTCGAGTCCCTCTATGCAGAAACCTTAaggagaagatggagaaacagagcaagaaaGATGAGTCGAGATGGAAACTTCTGGTGAAGAATGTATTGGGGAGTAAGAAAATCGGAGGCTCTCCTTTCTTTTTACCGGTGACAAACtgttaa
- the BT4 gene encoding BTB and TAZ domain protein 4 (BTB and TAZ domain protein 4 (BT4); FUNCTIONS IN: transcription regulator activity; INVOLVED IN: response to auxin stimulus, response to gibberellin stimulus; LOCATED IN: plasma membrane, cytoplasm; EXPRESSED IN: 27 plant structures; EXPRESSED DURING: 15 growth stages; CONTAINS InterPro DOMAIN/s: BTB/POZ (InterPro:IPR013069), Zinc finger, TAZ-type (InterPro:IPR000197), BTB/POZ fold (InterPro:IPR011333), Kelch related (InterPro:IPR013089), BTB/POZ-like (InterPro:IPR000210); BEST Arabidopsis thaliana protein match is: BTB and TAZ domain protein 5 (TAIR:AT4G37610.1); Has 1807 Blast hits to 1807 proteins in 277 species: Archae - 0; Bacteria - 0; Metazoa - 736; Fungi - 347; Plants - 385; Viruses - 0; Other Eukaryotes - 339 (source: NCBI BLink).): protein MVTGCVDLHQSFKSADSSSVPIPPPLPSKSDGLKKKLGHSSVSTATRDMWDRLFNDGYKADVVIYTDNGSIIYAHANILGTASTVIKGMLKQAKRHGKWHTISIRGVPHDAVRVFIRFLYSSCYEKEEMNEFIMHLLLLSHAYVVPQLKRVCEWHLEHGLLTTENVVDVFQLALLCDFPRLSLISHRMIMKHFNELSATEAWTAMKKSHPFLEKEVRDSVIIEANTRKERMRKRNDQRIYSQLYEAMEALVHICRDGCKTIGPHDKDFKPNHATCNYEACKGLESLIRHFAGCKLRVPGGCVHCKRMWQLLELHSRVCAGSDQCRVPLCRNLKEKMEKQSKKDESRWKLLVKNVLGSKKIGGSPFFLPVTNC from the exons ATGGTGACAGGTTGTGTTGATCTTCATCAATCTTTCAAATCTGCAGATTCATCTTCTGTGCCaattcctcctcctcttccatCAAAATCTGATGGACTCAAGAAAAAACTTGGGCATAGCAGCGTTTCGACAGCCACAAGAGATATGTGGGATCGTCTTTTCAATGACGGATACAAAGCTGATGTAGTCATCTATACAGATAATGGCAGTATCATCTATGCTCATGCCAACATCCTT GGAACTGCTTCCACTGTGATCAAAGGCATGTTGAAGCAAGCCAAGAGACATGGCAAGTGGCATACAATATCAATCCGAGGTGTCCCTCATGATGCTGTGCGAGTTTTTATCCGTTTCCTCTACTCTTCTTG ctatgagaaagaagaaatgaacGAGTTTATCATGCATTTGCTACTTCTGTCACACGCGTACGTGGTTCCTCAGCTGAAACGGGTCTGTGAATGGCATCTAGAACATGGTTTGCTTACCACTGAGAATGTGGTTGATGTGTTCCAGCTTGCGCTGCTGTGTGATTTCCCTCGGCTTAGCCTCATATCTCACCGTATGATCATGAAACACTTTAACGAACTCTCTGCGACAGAAGCATGGACAGCTATGAAGAAAAGCCATCCCTTTCTTGAGAAAGAAGTTAGAGACTCAGTAATCATCGAAGCAAAT ACGCGGAAAGAGAGGATGAGAAAACGCAATGATCAGAGGATATATTCGCAGCTATACGAAGCAATGGAAGCACTTGTTCATATATGCAGAGATGGATGTAAAACAATAGGGCCACACGATAAAGATTTCAAACCGAACCATGCAACGTGTAACTATGAAGCTTGCAAGGGATTAGAATCACTGATCCGGCATTTCGCAGGCTGTAAGCTAAGAGTTCCAGGAGGTTGCGTGCATTGCAAGAGAATGTGGCAACTCCTTGAACTGCATTCACGTGTTTGCGCAGGTTCTGATCAATGTCGAGTCCCTCTATGCAGAAACCTTAaggagaagatggagaaacagagcaagaaaGATGAGTCGAGATGGAAACTTCTGGTGAAGAATGTATTGGGGAGTAAGAAAATCGGAGGCTCTCCTTTCTTTTTACCGGTGACAAACtgttaa